The genomic interval CCTATCAGGTGCAGGTTCCTTTGGTGCTCGCCTGGCCAGGCGTCGAGAGCCAGCCACAGGAGCAGGCAAGCAGCCACCTGGATCTGGTGCCGACCCTGATGAAGGGCATGCTGGGGGTACGCAACCCCCCTCGCGACTACAGCACGGGGCGCAGCCTGTTTGACACCAGCCCGCGCACCTGGCTGCTGGCCGGCGATCAGAATGACTTTGCCATCTATCAGGACAACACCATCACCCAGTTCAACAAACAGGGTGACTTCGAGCTGCTGGATCGCAACACCTATCGCCCCATCAAGCACGGCACCCCGGACATGGGTGCCATGATCCAGGTGATGAACGAGCTCAACCGCTTCTATCGCACCCCCTAGATGCTCTGATGGCTCCAATCAGCCCGCCTTCTCGGCGGGCTTTTTATTGTCTCGAGATCCAGGCGGGGCGCCCTCTTCCCCTCCCCCGGCCAGTGCCATTCGCAAACGTATGCCCTGCAACTACTGATTCATCTCTCAAAAAAACTCAGTCCGATCAAGATCATAAAACAAAGATGATAATGATTATCAATCGTTGATACGGAGGGATTCATCTGCAATAATCCGCGCCCTTCAGGCTTAAATAAAAATCATTATCAACAATGAAAATACTGCTTCACTACTGGCCCATGCTGCTGTCCGGTACAGCCCTGGCCGCCAGCGATCCCGCCGGGACTGATCCCGAACCCAGGGCCCACGAGACCATTGTGGTCAAGGGGCAGCGCATCGAGCAGAAGCTCTCCGATGTCTCCGGCTCCATCACAGTCATCACGGAAGAAGATCTGGATCGCCAGGTCGCCACCGAGCTCACCGATGTGTTCAAGAACGAACCCGGGGTCTCGGTGACCGGCTCCGCAGGTCGGCCGCAAAACATCATCATCCGCGGCATGGGCGGCAACCGGGTGCTCATCATCAAGGATGGGGTGCGGGTCAGCGACGGCTTTGGCGCCGACGACCTCAACGACAAGGTGGGCCGCTTCAGCTTCGATCTCGATGACGTCAAGCAGATCGAGGTCGCCAAAGGCGCCGGCTCCTCCCTCCATGGCTCCGACGCCATCGGCGGCACCATAGTCATCTCCACCAAGCAGCCGGAGGACTACCTGCAGGGGCAGGATGCCTATCTCGGCAGCAAGGTGTTGCAGGATGGCAGCAGCGACAAGCAGAAGCTGAGCGCCACCGGCGCAGCCCGGGTACTGGATAGCGAGCACCTGCTGCGGGTCTCCGGCTGGCAGGGACACGAGACCGCCAACTATGACGAGAGCCGCATCCCGGCGGATCTGGACGGCCTCAGCGCCTCCACCAGCTCCCGCTTCCCGTTAAGCGATCACCACCTGCTGCGCCTGGAGCTCGACTACTTCGAGGACAATGCGAAGCGGGATCAGGGACCGCGCGAAGTGCCCCAGCCCGACGGCAAGTGGCAGGTGCGCCAATACCACGAGCAGGGCAGCCAGCGCACCCAGGGGGGCAAGCTTGGCTGGGAGGCGAGCGATCTCGGCAACCTGCTGGCGGATCAGTTCACCTGGAGCCTCTATGGCAACCACTCCAAGAACAGCGCCAACAAGCGCAGCCTGCTGCAAAACGACCTGCTGAGCGGTTATCCCCGCTACCGCAGCGAGCGAGAGCTCGCCACCTTCACCGAAGACCGCGTCGGCAGCGAGCTGGACCTGCGCCGGGATCTCGTCACCGGCGACCTTTCCCACAAGCTGAGCTACGGCATCGAGCTGGAGCGTACCCGCCACGAGCGTCCGGTGGAGAAGCTGAGCCTGGAAGCGGGCGTGCCCCAGCCCAGCCAGTCCGAGCCCTTCAGCAGTG from Aeromonas rivipollensis carries:
- a CDS encoding TonB-dependent hemoglobin/transferrin/lactoferrin family receptor codes for the protein MKILLHYWPMLLSGTALAASDPAGTDPEPRAHETIVVKGQRIEQKLSDVSGSITVITEEDLDRQVATELTDVFKNEPGVSVTGSAGRPQNIIIRGMGGNRVLIIKDGVRVSDGFGADDLNDKVGRFSFDLDDVKQIEVAKGAGSSLHGSDAIGGTIVISTKQPEDYLQGQDAYLGSKVLQDGSSDKQKLSATGAARVLDSEHLLRVSGWQGHETANYDESRIPADLDGLSASTSSRFPLSDHHLLRLELDYFEDNAKRDQGPREVPQPDGKWQVRQYHEQGSQRTQGGKLGWEASDLGNLLADQFTWSLYGNHSKNSANKRSLLQNDLLSGYPRYRSERELATFTEDRVGSELDLRRDLVTGDLSHKLSYGIELERTRHERPVEKLSLEAGVPQPSQSEPFSSARTDRAGVWLGDVATLGRWQFTPTLRMDHQWLRPQDGNQGENHSWHLSPSLATSYRVNEQWRSWLSYANGFRAPSYDKVYGNIPHYFALPPFQIIANTDLKEETSHSFEWGLSGEGESWSIKPALFYNRYYNFIDWREVGLRLSDGVILRQYRNVAKAETWGAEIAASYWLTQEWELATKLGWVDGEDSQGEALRTLTPLEGNTRLSYQTNDWSLGLQADYAAAMDRVPSCGNSLTKRQDACLTSAGWFSLAMTADWLITDALKVNFKLDNLFDTRYIRYQDVAGLEAGTDAGLFTQSGRTFSASLRYTFVGI